From Podospora bellae-mahoneyi strain CBS 112042 chromosome 3, whole genome shotgun sequence, the proteins below share one genomic window:
- a CDS encoding hypothetical protein (COG:P; EggNog:ENOG503NWEY) — MAVPRVAGGSPGPAGFMSNSSSSPSSWPQPTQPTQPPASPPPASQPQHIQLPQHIQLPQQNISHLSVHTQNVNVNTTSPRSPHQLQQRPPLPRMGSIGYESPDEFEPPNYNPAPGQGGFSSYYRNRQPGRSGTSTPATIHTHAPYLEFLTPDSLEGMMNRAESNAKYGNGKVSIKDRICCVQWNWFTMTMATGGVANVLHSIPYESRWLTGIGLAFYFLNICLFIMNCVLISLRFHWRPGSFVESFTDQMESLFISSLIVSLATILITTAQYGIPHVGDWLLSLLEALFWVYVGLSTLSSAGLYLTLWSTQVFPIHTMTPVWVFPAYPLLLTAPMAANLISAAAQSGRIDLLNPIAISLASLTTQGTGFLIAFMISASFLYRLMTQKLPRDHQRPGVFISIGPSGFTAAGLVSLGGLASDIFPSDHTLSADILKVMAYMTGLWLWGLSIWFFLVSVGSLWKYLRPEKKENFKFQMTWFSFVFPNTALVTATEAIGIQLGAEGLKVFGCVLAAGIVIVWCLVVGRMVDCLWKRELLWPKEGEGRRNRQEQGQETD, encoded by the exons ATGGCCGTCCCAAGAGTGGCCGGTGGTTCCCCCGGCCCTGCAGGGTTCatgagcaacagcagcagctcaccGTCGTCATGGCCACAGCCTACACAACCTACACAACCACcagcttcaccaccaccagcttcacaaccacaacacatACAACTACCACAACACATACAACTACCACAACAAAATATCAGCCATTTGTCTGTTCATACCCAAAATGTTAacgtcaacaccacctccccgcgATCTCCTCATCAGCTACAGCAACGGCCACCGCTCCCGCGCATGGGGAGCATAGGGTATGAATCACCAGACGAGTTTGAGCCTCCGAATTACAACCCTGCTCCGGGTCAAGGGGGTTTTTCATCATATTATCGGAATCGCCAGCCCGGGAGGAGTGGTACGTCCACACCGGCCACCATACATACCCATGCACCGTACTTGGAGTTTTTGACGCCGGACTCCCtggaggggatgatgaaCCGGGCAGAAAGTAATGCCAAGTATGGGAATGGGAAAGTAAGCATCAAAGACCGGATTTGCTGTGTGCAGTGGAATTGGTTTACCATGACCATG GCGACAGGCGGAGTAGCCAATGTTCTTCACTCGATACCCTACGAATCGCGCTGGCTGACCGGCATCGGGCTTGCTTTTTACTTTCTCAACATTTGTTTGTTCATAATGAACTGTGTATTAATCTCGTTGCGGTTTCACTGGCGGCCGGGAAGCTTTGTCGAGTCGTTCACGGACCAGATGGAGTCGTTGTTTATTTCTTCCCTT ATTGTATCACTAGCGACGattctcatcaccacggCCCAGTATGGTATTCCTCACGTTGGTGACTGGCTTCTCTCTTTGTTGGAGGCGCTGTTTTGGGTTTACGTGGGGTTAAGCACGCTATCTTCTGCGGGCCTTTATCTCACTCTTTGGTCGACTCA AGTCTTTCCAATCCACACCATGACTCCGGTCTGGGTCTTCCCCGCCTACCCTCTCTTGCTGACCGCCCCTATGGCCGCGAACCTCATCTCTGCTGCCGCCCAATCGGGCCGCATTGACCTGTTAAACCCTATTGCTATCTCCTTAGCCAGCTTGACAACTCAGGGCACCGGCTTCCTAATCGCCTTTAtgatctcggcctccttcctctACCGCCTCATGACTCAAAAACTTCCCCGCGACCATCAACGTCCCGGTGTTTTCATCAGTATCGGTCCGTCAGGTTTCACCGCGGCAGGTCTTGTCTCCCTCGGTGGCCTAGCATCCGATATTTTCCCCTCCGACCACACCCTCTCAGCGGATATACTTAAAGTCATGGCATACATGACTGGCCTTTGGCTCTGGGGGTTGAGCATCTGGTTCTTCTTGGTGTCTGTGGGTTCCCTTTGGAAGTATCTCCGtccggagaagaaggagaactTCAAGTTCCAGATGACGTGGTTCAGCTTTGTATTTCCTAACACTGCGCTTGTCACGGCGACGGAGGCGATTGGGATACAGCTGGGGGCTGAAGGGTTGAAGGTCTTTGGGTGTGTGCTGGCAGCGGGGATTGTAATTGTTtggtgcttggtggtggggaggatggtggacTGTTTGTGGAAGCGGGAGTTGCTTTGGCccaaggagggggaggggaggaggaaccgGCAGGAACAGGGTCAGGAGACGGATTAG
- the PRS5_2 gene encoding ribose-phosphate pyrophosphokinase (COG:E; COG:F; EggNog:ENOG503NUAS), translating to MVRNIVVLGGNSHPALVDSVCNALSLPPCNRILTKFSSGESRCEIQDSVRGKDVYIIQTGFGGNGSRLNDHFMDLCIMISACKTGSARRVTAVLPLFPYSRQPDLPYNKAGAPLFKAGSESGKKDYTFDSVPATPAPGIPKTAGLTNGTDITSKLLKTSLTNGNGVQSPIKQNGDGYFPANGVNGTTTPSPVTRTGAYTTHDYENLSHIGAFQAKPGYKQWVAQAGTLVANLLNCAGADHVITMDLHDPQVQGFFDVPVDNLYGRPLLKRYIQQHIPNYKDAVIISPDAGGAKRATAIADSMGVDFALIHKERRPTKITDRQNASMMLVGDVRDRICILVDDLLDTGNTITRAAKLCKKEGATKIYALLTHGVFSGDAINRVQASAIDKVVVTNSVPQDKHKALLGPKLDVLDISPIFAEAIRRVHHGESISVLFNHD from the exons ATGGTCCGCAACATCGTGGTTCTCGGCGGAAACTCGCACCCGGCCCTGGTCGACAGCGTCTGTAATGCGCTCAGCTTGCCACCATGCAACCGCATCCTGACCAAGTTCTCTTCGGGAGAAAGCCGCTGCGAGATCCAGGACTCGGTTCGAGGCAAGGATGTGTACATCATTCAGACGGGCTTCGGGGGCAACGGCAGCAGGCTCAATGATCATTTCATGGATCTGTGCATCATGATCTCTGCCTGCAAGACAGGTTCGGCGCGTAGGGTCACGGCTGTCCTGCCCTTGTTTCCCTACTCGAGGCAGCCAGATCTCCCATACAACAAGGCCGGTGCGCCTCTGTTCAAGGCTGGGTCGGAGAGCGGAAAGAAGGACTATACCTTCGACAGTGTCCCCGCTACGCCAGCCCCCGGTATTCCAAAGACTGCCGGTCTCACCAATGGCACTGATATCACGAGCAAACTGCTCAAGACCTCCTTGACCAACGGGAACGGTGTCCAGTcccccatcaaacaaaaCGGCGATGGCTATTTCCCTGCGAATGGAGtcaacggcaccaccaccccaagcccCGTCACACGGACTGGGGCCTACACGACGCACGATTATGAGAACCTCTCGCACATCGGCGCATTCCAAGCGAAGCCTGGCTATAAGCAGTGGGTTGCGCAGGCTGGCACGTTGGTCGCGAACCTCTTGAActgtgctggtgctgatCATG TCATCACCATGGATTTGCACGACCCTCAAG TGCAGGGATTCTTTGACGTGCCTGTCGACAACTTGTACGGAAGGCCTCTCCTCAAGCGGTACATCCAGCAGCACATCCCCAACTACAAGGATGCCGTGATCATTTCCCCCGACGCAGGCGGCGCGAAGCGCGCAACAGCGATTGCTGACAGCATGGGCGTTGATTTCGCCCTCATCCACAAG GAACGCCGCCCTACTAAGATCACGGACCGGCAAAACGCAAGCATGAtgttggtgggtgatgtgCGGGACCGCATCTGCATTCTCGTCGACGACCTTCTCGATACGGGCAACACCATTACACGCGCTGCCAAGCTCTGCAAAAAGGAGGGTGCGACCAAGATCTACGCCCTTCTGACCCACGGCGTCTTCAGCGGTGACGCTATCAACCGCGTACAGGCATCGGCCATCGACAAGGTGGTTGTGACCAACTCGGTGCCTCAGGACAAGCACAAGGCGCTTCTTGGACCCAAGCTGGATGTTCTGGATATCTCGCCCATCTTTGCCGAGGCGATCCGGCGCGTCCACCATGGTGAATCCATCAGCGTCCTGTTTAATCACGACTAA
- a CDS encoding hypothetical protein (EggNog:ENOG503P5W1; COG:K), which yields MKILEAQSAVLTNYEVYQHLTDIRKRNNSSQPKRRMPEDAFRLSKEVLEYLETKPYPLHDQKEKQHYSQATLELLCEKLAEKFPDITKAEGLAIFDVRPTNIPVLAIIVESLEDRYTEEEQQQLIDLVIEVLGQDDPEPEEEEGEEGAEDGDAVQSVETANGA from the exons ATGAAGATCCTAGAGGCCCAGTCGGCTGTGCTCACCAACTACGAGGTGTACCAGCACCTCACCGATATACGCAAGAGGAACAACAGTAGCCAGCCTAAGAGACGGATGCCCGAAGATGCCTTCCGGCTCAGCAAGGAG GTCCTCGAGTATTTGGAGACGAAGCCATACCCGCTGCACGACCAAAAGGAGAAACAGCACTACAGCCAAGCCACCCTCGAATTGCTCTGCGAGAAGCTGGCGGAGAAGTTTCCCGACATCACCAAGGCCGAAGGTCTCGCCATTTTCGACGTGCGACCTACCAACATCCCAGTTTTGGCTATAATTGTCGAGTCGCTCGAGGACCGGTACACGgaagaggagcagcagcaactcaTTGATCTCGTTATCGAGGTCCTTGGACAAGATGACCCCGagcctgaagaagaagaaggcgaggaaggcgctGAGGATGGAGACGCAGTTCAGTCTGTTGAGACTGCCAACGGCGCATAG
- a CDS encoding hypothetical protein (EggNog:ENOG503P2AZ; COG:S) has product MEEQTITILLLGDEKCGKTTFLSRISQGRPYLQGNVPITMLRDMDQPFVFDIRSRKGQYRFEFFDTSSPESWKLLRPDLVIICYDISQRLSLINLQRVWVKEVRATFNHDRLPILVLGLKRDLRSEDDPNGIIYPQEAYARAQEMRADKYMECSAVTGELLPEVFDDICSTALKSTSEEGGQSEGGCAIM; this is encoded by the exons ATGGAAGAacaaaccatcaccatccttctACTGGGGGATGAGAAATGCGGCAAAACTACATTTTTATC ACGGATCAGCCAGGGCCGTCCATATCTCCAAGGCAATGTTCCAATCACCATGCTGCGGGATATGGACCAACCTTTTGTGTTTGATATCCGCTCCCGAAAAGGACAGTACCGCTTCGAGTTCTTCGATACATCCAGCCCTGAAAGCTGGAAACTGCTCCGACCAGACCTCGTAATCATCTGCTATGACATCAGCCAGCGGTTgagcctcatcaacctccagcGAGTC TGGGTAAAGGAGGTGCGGGCGACATTCAACCATGATCGGCTGCCGATACTCGTGTTGGGTTTAAAGAGGGACTTGCGCTCCGAGGATGATCCAAATGGAATCATATATCCGCAAGAAGCATATGCTCGCGCCCAAGAAATGCGCGCAGACAAATACATGGAATGTTCTGCTGTAACAGGCGAGCTTCTCCCCGAGGTATTTGACGACATATGTAGTACAGCTCTCAAGTCGACgtcggaggagggcggaCAGAGCGAAGGGGGGTGCGCCATCATGTAA
- the DEG1 gene encoding pseudouridine synthase deg1 (EggNog:ENOG503NUSU; COG:J; BUSCO:EOG09263UAJ): protein MNSFQALRRTIQGPAQAHKRAVTFGITTATRPFSSHITTHLLNSPQSPSNQNIEAKKTMDYQDWTKERLLERVKELEAQLKTQSQPPQQPTPVLQPPAAATPTITTEEGEPPKKKQKKKSTGIDPSRYSTRLIALKLSYLGKNYGGFEHSGYSNVPSIEEELWKALVKGCLITPADPSKIDFAPFEYSKCGRTDRGVSAFGQVISIRVRSNRPPSKPEQPAEEDVVMEGTPEQNNTPQLPGKKQQRNPKKEWEDIVDEINYPKVLNRLLPPDIKVLAWAPTLPEGFSARFSCYERQYRYFFTNPSMAPTLLAPGEKSGWLDIAAMKKAAKYFEGLHDFRNFCKVDGGKQITSFQRRIFECDIEEVEGQDLGGMNFWGEEKKGKVYYFHVRGSAFLWHQIRHMVAIVFNVGQGLERPEVVRELLDVERNGRKPGYIMAEEVPLVLWDCVFPKRPEIVTGEGEKKVLSRGEDERAFMHDPDFKGEIKFEDDGVDWVWLGEDQPGNLMGSNGLVDQLWEYWHERKMDELLSGLLLQQVATRADLTRKLGKEEPAPKKNGKENLQRVYKGGNMTRSSGVYVPVMKKELMPTPVEINHKWAQSKGFKDSEDMANTKNWRSVIKANKAADKAAAAGGEKSV, encoded by the coding sequence ATGAACTCTTTCCAGGCCTTGCGGAGGACTATTCAAGGACCAGCGCAGGCGCACAAGCGAGCGGTGACTTTTGGTATCACAACCGCCACTCGTCCTTTTTCATCTCACATTACGACTCACTTACTGAACTCACCACAATCCCCATCGAATCAAAATATTGAAGCCAAAAAGACAATGGACTACCAAGACTGGACCAAAGAACGGCTCCTGGAGCGAGTGAAGGAACTGGAAGCTCAGCTTAAGACTCAgtcccaaccaccacaacaacccacACCAGTACTCCagcccccagcagcagcaacgccaacaataacaacagaagaaggcgaaccccccaaaaagaaacaaaagaaaaagtccaCCGGCATCGACCCCTCCCGCTACAGCACCCGCCTCATCGCCCTCAAGCTCTCCTATCTGGGGAAAAACTACGGCGGCTTCGAGCACTCGGGCTACAGCAACGTCCCCTCCATCGAGGAAGAGCTCTGGAAAGCGCTTGTCAAAGGCTGTCTCATCACCCCGGCCGACCCGTCCAAAATCGACTTTGCGCCGTTCGAGTACAGCAAATGTGGACGGACGGACAGGGGGGTGAGTGCATTTGGGCAGGTGATTTCCATTCGGGTGAGGTCGAATAGACCCCCATCTAAACCAGAACAACCAGCGGAGGAAGATGTAGTGATGGAGGGGACACCAGAGcaaaacaacaccccccagcTGCCAGGAAAGAAGCAACAGCGAAACCCCAAAAAAGAGTGGGAGGATATTGTGGATGAAATCAACTACCCAAAGGTCCTCAACCGTCTTTTGCCTCCTgacatcaaggttctcgccTGGGCGCCGACGCTGCCGGAGGGGTTCTCGGCCAGGTTTAGTTGTTACGAGAGGCAGTATAGATATTTCTttaccaacccctccatgGCACCTACTCTTCTTGCTCCAGGGGAGAAGTCAGGGTGGCTTGACATTGCGGCTATGAAAAAAGCGGCAAAGTACTTTGAGGGGTTGCACGATTTTAGGAATTTTTGCAAGGTTGATGGCGGGAAGCAGATAACCAGCTTTCAAAGGAGGATTTTTGAGTGTGATattgaggaggtcgaggggcaggatttgggggggatgaatttttggggggaagagaagaaggggaaggtttATTATTTCCATGTGAGGGGGTCGGCGTTTTTGTGGCATCAGATTAGGCACATGGTTGCGATTGTTTTTAATGTTGGGCAGGGGTTGGAAAGGCCGGAGGTTGTGAGGGAGCTGTTGGATGTGGAGAGGAATGGGAGGAAGCCGGGGTATAtcatggccgaggaggtgccgttggtgttgTGGGATTGTGTGTTTCCCAAAAGGCCAGAGATTGTCACgggtgagggggagaagaaggtgttgagtcggggtgaggatgagagggCTTTTATGCATGATCCTGATTTCAAAGGGGAGATCAAgttcgaggatgatggtgtggacTGGGTTTGGCTTGGGGAGGACCAGCCGGGGAATTTGATGGGGAGTAACGGGTTGGTGGATCAGTTGTGGGAGTATTGGCatgagaggaagatggatgagCTGTTGAgtgggttgttgctgcagcAGGTGGCGACGAGGGCGGATTTGACGAGGAagttggggaaggaggagccAGCGCCGAAGAAGAACGGAAAAGAAAATTTGCAGAGGGTGTATAAGGGAGGGAATATGACGAGGTCGTCGGGGGTGTATGTGCCCGTGATGAAAAAGGAGTTGATGCCAACGCCGGTGGAGATTAACCACAAGTGGGCGCAGTCGAAGGGGTTCAAGGACTCGGAGGATATGGCGAATACCAAGAACTGGAGGTCGGTGATCAAAGCCAACAAAGCCGCTgacaaggcggcggcggctggtggtgagaagtCAGTGTGA
- a CDS encoding hypothetical protein (COG:M; COG:O; EggNog:ENOG503P4B9): MLTTAPHLYLRRPSPTTAEFTVTTCPPLTLPLRLCLLAISLLRVAIFTAATTTIYSRFFPDPSRPPPPIPISLLDLFYQGDILLLASHLLQTLHSSPPGQFLASITAPLSNSALAVIASVITYFTLCTQLHTTESLLVLRGLGIQTSTSSSSFSSPIPNTSDGSNRWKGWKWWFWGTTPTKTRFIPTEKIRDVLINEAFRGFEVRYYLIVIVEGEEDVVVVFPKLLPGRRIVEEVWRGVRGCLYEGDPNHQSLGGSWGQMATLGRKDS, encoded by the coding sequence atgTTGACAACAGCCCCCCACCTCTACCTCCGccgcccctccccaacaaccgcCGAATTCACAGTCACCACCTGCCCACCCCtgaccctccccctccgcctctgcctcctcgccatctccctcctccgcgtcgccatcttcaccgcAGCCACGACGACAATCTACTCCCGCTTCTTCCCCGatccctcccgtcccccaccaccaatcccAATATCGCTGCTTGACCTCTTCTACCAAggcgacatcctcctcctcgcctcccatctcctccaaaccctccactCCTCGCCACCCGGCCAATTCCtcgcctccatcaccgcccccctctccaactctGCCCTGGCAGTCATCGCCTCGGTGATCACCTACTTCACCCTCTGCACCCAGCTCCACACCACCGAGTCCCTTCTTGTTCTCCGGGGGCTCGGCATCCAGACTTCGACCAGTTCGTCATCGTTTAGTAGCCCGATTCCAAACACGTCGGATGGGAGTAAtaggtggaaggggtggaagtggtggttttgggggacGACGCCGACAAAGACAAGGTTTATTCCTACGGAAAAGATACGGGATGTGTTGATCAATGAGGCCTTTAGGGGGTTTGAGGTGAGGTATTATCTTATTGTTattgttgagggggaggaggatgttgttgttgtttttccTAAGCTGTTGccagggaggaggattgtcgaggaggtatggaggggggtgagggggtgttTGTATGAGGGTGATCCGAATCATCAGAGTTTagggggaagttgggggcAGATGGCGAcgttggggaggaaggataGTTGA
- the OLE1_2 gene encoding stearoyl-CoA 9-desaturase (EggNog:ENOG503NU4E; COG:C; COG:I), which yields MSVTVTEEPATMLAWEKNPLALPLLKVEKPAETLWQRIKWESMIVLTVSPIIALYGLLFVPLQTKTLWWSVFLYWFSIIGSTAGSHRLYSHRSFKASIPLQIFLLIGGTCGVQGSAFWWAREHRAHHRYTDSDLDPHSGKEGFWWTHAGWILFRRDIQAGPTDVSDLKKNKLVMFQHRHYFKLFPFLAYVMPAAVAGYFWGDWAGGICYAAMLRLTIVQHSIMCINSLAHTFGDAPFDDKHTPRNHFFTAIVTAGEGYHNFHHQFPVDYRNGIKWYQYDPTKWFIYLSSRLGLSTQLQTFPQNEISKGELTMTLRRLKEKQEDIKWPARPDKLPLVSWETFQREAKKNSLILINGYIHDASEFENKHPGGKAIIRARVGKDATAAFGGGVYEHSNAAHNLLAMMRVAVLEGGVEHVKYVTPAERLRIIEHYKEEEESH from the exons ATgtccgtcaccgtcaccgaaGAACCGGCGACGATGCTGGCCTGGGAGAAGAACCCACTGGCGCTTCCATTGCTCAAGGTTGAGAAGCCTGCTGAGACGCTATGGCAACGGATCAAGTGGGAAAGCATGATTGTTCTCACTGTCTCCCCGATAATAGCTCTATACGGGCTTCTCTTTGTGCCCTTGCAGACCAAGACATTGTGGTGGTCTGTCTTCCTGTACTGGTTCAGCATCATCG GCTCAACCGCCGGCTCCCACAGACTTTACTCCCATCGCTCCTTCAAAgcctccatccccctccagattttcctcctcatcggcgGCACCTGCGGCGTCCAAGGCTCGGCCTTCTGGTGGGCTCGCGAGCACCGCGCCCACCACCGCTACACCGACTCGGACCTCGACCCCCACTCCGGAAAAGAAGGCTTCTGGTGGACGCATGCCGGCTGGATCCTCTTCAGGCGAGACATCCAAGCCGGCCCCACAGACGTCTCCGacctcaagaagaacaagctCGTCATGTTCCAACACCGTCACTACTTCAAGCTCTTCCCTTTCCTGGCCTATGTCATGCCAGCGGCAGTAGCAGGATACTTCTGGGGTGACTGGGCAGGCGGCATCTGCTACGCGGCCATGCTCAGGCTGACGATCGTCCAGCACAGCATCATGTGCATCAACTCCCTCGCCCACACCTTTGGCGACGCCCCATTTGACGACAAGCACACCCCCCGCAACCACTTTTTTACGGCCATCGTCACTGCCGGGGAGGGGTACCACAACTTTCACCACCAGTTCCCTGTTGACTACCGCAATGGGATCAAGTGGTATCAGTACGACCCGACAAAATGGTTCATCTACCTCAGCTCTCGGCTTGGGTTGTCAACGCAGCTGCAGACTTTTCCCCAAAATGAAATCAGCAAGGGGGAGCTGACCATGACGCTGAGAAGActgaaggagaagcaggaggatATCAAATGGCCGGCTAGGCCGGACAAACTCCCGCTTGTGAGCTGGGAGACGTTTCAGagggaggcgaagaagaatTCGCTGATTTTGATCAATGGGTACATCCATGACGCGAGCGAATTTGAGAACAAGCACCCTGGCGGAAAGGCGATTATtagggcgagggtggggaagGATGCGACGGCTgcgtttggagggggggtttatGAGCATAGCAATGCTGCGCATAAT TTGCTCGCGATGATGAGAGTTGCTGTGCtcgaggggggtgttgagcaTGTCAAGTATGTGACGCcggcggagaggttgagaaTTATTGAGCATtataaggaggaggaggaaagccATTAA
- a CDS encoding hypothetical protein (EggNog:ENOG503P0V7; COG:L) yields the protein MLSLKVPPRWTRPCSVLIGCRGESHLRCKTVVGCLWPPFPRNIYTNTNTHTPPQYHRQRRQASRIVVTGHNKTMFNPLQGWKSEPAPRHQGYSAFVNGHWRSFASPTKNVVDGSNTPTRFSVWSWNIDFKLDVPVARMRAALNHVRSLVASQDGTPCIVMFNEMVASDLDVIADDEWVRENYNVTDLTGENWDFHDFPPGFGYGTCILVPKVLPIKAVFRVYYPNSSMQRDALFVDIAIPRDKVLRVCSTHLESLVARPPKRPAQLATAARFLHQAHLGILAGDLNAIERFDWTLHKENRLKDAYLETGGKQGDEAGATWGLMGRSNDRQRYGTSRMDKVLFCGKAALLDYGTFGLDVEVEDEADRQKLKRSWGLAKAWVTDHLGVRAEFQLEEV from the exons ATGCTGTCTCTTAAAGTGCCGCCGAGATGGACCCGTCCCTGCTCCGTCCTGATCGGATGTCGTGGAGAAAGCCACCTCCGGTGCAAGACTGTTGTTGGTTGCCTATGGCCTCCGTTCCCGCGAAACATATATACCAACACGAACACTCACACTCCCCCGCAGTATCATCGCCAGAGACGCCAAGCGTCCCGCATCGTCGTCACTGGACACAACAAGACCATGTTCAACCCACTCCAAGGCTGGAAATCCGAACCAGCGCCCCGGCACCAGGGCTATTCGGCCTTTGTCAATGGCCACTGGAGGAGCTTCGCCAGCCCAACCAAAAATGTCGTGGATGGTTCCAACACACCCACACGCTTTTCTGTATGGTCCTGGAATATCGACTTCAAGCTGGATGTGCCCGTGGCTCGCATGAGGGCTGCTCTCAACCATGTCCGATCATTAGTGGCTTCTCAAGACGGGACTCCGTGCATCGTCATGTTCAACGAGATGGTTGCATCTGACCTGGATGTGATAGCGGACGACGAGTGGGTTAGGGAAAACTACAATGTGACCGACCTGACTGGAGAGAACTGGGACTTCCACGACTTTCCTCCCGGATTTGGCTATG GAACATGCATTCTTGTGCCGAAGGTGCTCCCCATCAAGGCCGTGTTCCGTGTCTACTACCCCAACTCGTCGATGCAGCGTGATGCCCTCTTTGTCGACATTGCCATCCCACGAGACAAAGTCCTTCGTGTATGCAGCACCCACCTGGAATCCCTGGTGGCCCGGCCACCGAAGCGGCCGGCGCAGCTTGCCACGGCGGCCAGGTTCTTGCACCAGGCACATCTTGGCATTCTCGCGGGAGACCTCAACGCCATCGAGCGCTTCGACTGGACCCTCCACAAGGAAAACAGGCTCAAGGATGCGTATCTCGAGACTGGCGGCAAACAAGGAGACGAGGCTGGGGCGACATGGGGATTGATGGGCCGCAGCAATGACAGACAGCGGTATGGAACGTCCAGAATGGACAAGGTGCTCTTTTGCGGAAAGGCAGCGTTGCTTGATTACGGCACTTTCGGGCTGGATGTTGAAGTCGAAGATGAGGCGGATCGGCAGAAGTTAAAGCGCTCTTGGGGTCTGGCGAAAGCCTGGGTGACGGATCATTTGGGCGTTCGGGCAGAGTTCCAACTCGAAGAGGTTTAA